A part of Rattus norvegicus strain BN/NHsdMcwi chromosome 4, GRCr8, whole genome shotgun sequence genomic DNA contains:
- the Psmc2 gene encoding 26S proteasome regulatory subunit 7, translated as MPDYLGADQRKTKEDEKDDKPIRALDEGDIALLKTYGQSTYSRQIKQVEDDIQQLLKKINELTGIKESDTGLAPPALWDLAADKQTLQSEQPLQVARCTKIINADSEDPKYIINVKQFAKFVVDLSDQVAPTDIEEGMRVGVDRNKYQIHIPLPPKIDPTVTMMQVEEKPDVTYSDVGGCKEQIEKLREVVETPLLHPERFVNLGIEPPKGVLLFGPPGTGKTLCARAVANRTDACFIRVIGSELVQKYVGEGARMVRELFEMARTKKACLIFFDEIDAIGGARFDDGAGGDNEVQRTMLELINQLDGFDPRGNIKVLMATNRPDTLDPALMRPGRLDRKIEFSLPDLEGRTHIFKIHARSMSVERDIRFELLARLCPNSTGAEIRSVCTEAGMFAIRARRKIATEKDFLEAVNKVIKSYAKFSATPRYMTYN; from the exons ATGCCGGATTACCTAGGTGCAGACCAGCGGAAAACCAAAGAGGATGAGAAGGACGACAAGCCCATCCGAG ctcTGGATGAAGGGGATATCGCCTTGTTGAAAACTTAT GGCCAGAGTACTTATTCGAGGCAGATCAAGCAGGTTGAAGATGACATTCAGCAacttctcaaaaaaattaatgagCTCACTG GTATCAAAGAGTCCGACACTGGGCTGGCCCCTCCAGCCCTCTGGGATTTGGCTGCAGACAAACAGACACTTCAGAGTGAACAGCCGCTACAGGTTGCAAG ATGTACCAAGATAATCAACGCCGATTCGGAGGACCCGAAATACATCATCAACGTGAAGCAGTTTGCCAAGTTCGTGGTGGATCTCAGTGATCAGGTGGCACCTACTGACATTGAGGAAGGGATGAGAGTCGG CGTGGACAGAAATAAATACCAAATTCACATTCCACTGCCTCCTAAGATTGACCCAACAGTTACCATGATGCAG GTGGAGGAAAAACCTGATGTCACATACAGTGACGTTGGCGGCTGTAAGGAACAGATTGAGAAATTGCGGGAAGTGGTTGAAACCCCTCTACTCCAT CCAGAGAGGTTTGTTAACCTTGGAATCGAGCCTCCGAAGGGTGTGTTGTTATTTGGGCCACCAGGCACAGGCAAGACCCTCTGTGCCAGGGCAGTGGCCAATCGGACTGATGCTTGCTTCATCCGAGTTATCGGGTCTGAGCTTGTACAGAAGTACGTCGGTGAG GGGGCTCGAATGGTTCGGGAGCTTTTTGAAATGGCCAGGACAAAAAAAGCCTGccttattttctttgatgaaattgATGCCATTGGAG GGGCTCGGTTTGACGATGGCGCTGGGGGTGACAATGAGGTGCAGAGGACCATGTTGGAGCTCATCAATCAGCTGGATGGCTTTGATCCTCGGGGCAACATCAAAGTGCTCATGGCCACTAACCGACCTGATACTCTGGACCCAGCGCTGATGAGGCCAGGGAGGCTGGACAGAAAGATTGAGTTCAGCTTACCTGACTTAGAG GGTCGAACGCACATCTTTAAGATTCATGCTCGCTCAATGAGTGTGGAAAGAGACATCCGATTTGAGCTACTAGCCCGCCTGTGTCCAAACAGTACTG GAGCGGAGATTAGAAGCGTTTGCACAGAGGCTGGTATGTTTGCAATCCGAGCCCGGAGAAAGATTGCTACAGAGAAGGACTTCTTAGAAGCTGTAAATAAGGTCATCAAGTCGTATGCCAAATTTAGTGCTACTCCCCGCTACATGACATACAACTGA